Genomic DNA from Chloroflexota bacterium:
ATCCTCGTCGCCGCCACCCTGGTCGGCGTGATCGCCTTCCTGTCCCCCTTCTTTGCGACGCCGGAGCAGACCGCCGCGCAGTCGCCCATGGCCCACGCCCAGGATGCCCCCTTCGTGCTGGGCGTCCTGGTCATCATCTGCCTGGGCGCCGTGCTGGCCAACCTGACGGCTGGCGGCATGAGCGCCAAGACCACGGCCGTGCTGGGCGTGTTGACAGCCGTGAGCGCGGCCCTGCGGGCGTTGCCAGGGCCGCAGGGCTTCTCCGCCATCTTCTTCCTCCCCATCCTGGCCGGATACACCTACGGAGCGACGTTCGGATTCCTCCTGGGGACGTTGGCGCTCCTGACCTCGGCGCTCCTGGGCGGCGGCGTGGGGCCCTGGCTGCCCTATCAGATGTTCGCCTCCGGGTGGATGGGGCTTCTCAGCGCGGGGCTCCCCCGCCGATGGCTGCGCTCACGGCCTCGTCTGGAGGTCCTCATCCTGGCCATGTGGGGCTTCCTGCTGGGGCTGATCTTCGGGGCCATCATGAACCTGTGGTTCTGGCCGTTCCTCTTTCAGCCGGGCGAATCGGCGATCTACTGGCAGCCGGGCATGACGCTGGCCGAGACGGCGCGACGCTACGCCCTCTTCTATCTGGTCACCTCTCTGGGATGGGACCTGTGGCGAGCGATAGGCAACGCCGTCCTCATCCTGGTGTTCGGACGCCCCATCCTGCGGCTCCTGCGGCGCTTCCAGCGTCGCTTCCACTTCGACGTCGTCCCCACCATCGTCGGAGATCAGACGAGCGCGAGCCCGCCCGCAGCCGATCACTCCCTCCAGGCCCGCAGCCTATCCTACGGGCCACCCAACCATGGAAGGCCACATCTCCCGTATCCGCTCCAGATCGCCATCCGCCGCTCCCAGGGCCACCATGAGCGCGATGCGGGCCTTTGGCGCGTTTAGCTCCCCGGCGAAGAGGCACCCCCGTCGCCTGAGATCGCTGTAACACCCAGGGAAGCCGTACGGATCCCCCACGCGGCCCTGCGGCACTCGCGTCGCGATGACGACCGGCACACCCTGCCGCACGGCGTTCGTGATGGGCTCCAGCCAGGAGACGGGCACGCGGCCGCCCCCCATGGCCGCCAGCACGATCCCCTTTACCCCCCGTCCGATCAGATACTCGAACAGCTCCGGGGAGACGCCCGCCGCCAGCATCAGCAGGGCCACATCAGGCTCCAACCGCGGGCAGGACACCGGCCTCGGGGTGACCCGCTGAGCGATGTGAATCCCCACCGCGTCGACCACGCCCAGAGGGCCGAACTGTCCCGAGCGGAAGGTGGACAGCGCCTGCGTGTGCGTCTTCGTCACGTGACGGGCGGCGTGAATCGTATCGTCCAACACGACCAGGGTGCCCAGGCCGCGCGCCTCCGCCGAGGCGGCCACGCGAATGGCCGCGGCCAGATTCGCGGGGCCGTCGTAGGACAACTGCGAGGCGTGGCGCATGGCGCCGGTGAACACCACCGGCTTGGGGCTGTCCAGCGTCAGGTCACAAAGCGTGGCGGTCTCCTCCAGCGTGTCCGTGCCATGCGTCACCACCACGCCGTCCACATCGGGACGAGCCAGCAGCCCGGCTACAACCTCCCGGGCAGCCCACATGGTCTCTGGGGTCATGTGTGGGCCCGGGAGATTGCAGACGGCCGTGCTCTCCAACGTCACCGGCAGATCAGGCAGGAAGCGGATCAGATCCTCCGCCTCTAACGCGGGGACGCCGCCCCCCGCCTGGGGATCATAGCGCATGGCGATGGTGCCACCGGTGGTGACGATCGCCACATGAGGGGATTTCGTTCCTGTCATCGTATGCTCCTGGTCACGGTATGAAATGATCACGATGGGGGAGCTTGAGCAACCCTGCACGTAACCGTAGACGATCGTTTTTCCACATCGGCACGATTACGCGCGATGCTACCGGGGCTTTCTGCGTTCATCGAAAGGTCTGTTATAATCTGGCCACCATGGCTCAAGAGATGGAACGACTCAAGCGCGGCGCGCAGCAGATGGGCATTCCCCTCACGGAGGCCCAACTGGAGCGTTTTCAGCGCTATCGCGCGCTGCTTCTGGAATGGAACCAGCGATTCAACCTGACGGCCATCGACAGCCCGGAGCAGGTGGAGGTACGCCACTTCCTGGACTCGCTGAGCTGTCTGAGCGCGCTGGCCGAGTTGGCCGGGCACGAGGGCGCGGTGCGGCCGGGGATACCAGCGCGAGCCATCGACGTGGGCACCGGGGCCGGGCTGCCCGGGCTGGCCTTGAAGATCGTCTGGCCGGCCCTGGAACTGACACTGCTGGAGGCCACGGCCAAGAAGGTGCGGTTTCTGGAGCACGTCATCGCCGAGTTGAACTTGCAGAATGTAACCGCTATCCACGGCCGGGCGGAGGAGCTGGCCCACGAGCCGGAGCACCGGGAGGTTTATGACCTGGCGCTGGCCCGGGCGGTGGCCCCGCTGGGACCGCTCCTGGAGCTGACCCTCCCGTTTCTACGCCACCGGGGATGGCTCCTAGCCCAGAAAGGTCCGGCCGTCGCCAAGGAGGTCATGGCGGCAGAACGGGCCCTGGCGGTGCTGGGAGGGCATCTGCACCGCGTGATCCCGGTGGAGGTCCCCTATCTGGCGGAGGATCGCTTCATCGTCGCGGTGTGGAAGGAGCGCGCCACGCCGGACCGTTTCCCCCGTCGGCCGGGCGTGCCCGTGCGTAAGCCGCTATGATCCCCGAGCGTGCGCCTCCGCCATCTCCGCAGAGAGCTCCTCGATCTTCCCATCCGAGACACGCAACAGGCGAGCCTGCGCTCGAAATGCGGGGGAGAAGTCACCCCAATCCGTCGTGGTGACCACGGCCTGGGACACCCCCTCCAGGGCGCCCAGGAGCATTCGACGGCGGGTAGCGTCCAGCTCGGACATGACGTCATCCAACAGCAGCACGGGTGGCTCCCCCGTCTCCCGGGTCATCACCTGCACCTCCGCCAGCTTCAACGCCAGGGCGGCGGTACGCTGCTGCCCACGGGACCCGTACACGCGCAGATCGTGCCCGCCCACCGTGAAGCGCAAATCGTCCCGATGTGGCCCCGTCAGTGTCATGCCCGCGGCCACGTCGCGCTCCCGGCTGGCCTCCAGATGGGCCGCGAAGCGCTCCCGGAGCTCGTCCACATCCGACAAGAGGGCCACCGGATCGCGTTCAATCTCCAGGTCCAGAGGAGGCTGTCCACCCACCGGGGATGGGAGGGTGGGGTCGAAGCTGGGGAGATAGCGCAACTGCAGCCGCTCGCGCCCCTCCGTCAGCTCCTTGTGTCGCGCCCGAGCCTCCACGTCCAGATCCAAGACGAGCCGCTGGCGCTTCGCCATCAGATGCGCGCCGAGCTCCGCCAGCTGCTCGTCCCAGAACCGCAGCTGCCCCGGGGGACCGCCCTGCTCGCGCAGCGTGCGCAGCAACGCATTACGATGGGTCAGCACCTGATTGTATCGTGCCAGCGCGCGGCAATACGCCCGATCCATCTGGCAGAGGGCGACGTCCAGATAGCGCCTGCGGTGGCCGGGGGGACCCGCCACCAACTCGATGTCCTGTGGGACGAACAGCACGACGCGCAGATGCCCTACCAGGTCCAGGGCACGCCGGGCGACGCCGTTGATACGCACCTGCTTGCGGAAATTCGTCTGGCGCCCCGGGCCGTTCACCGGCACCAGGGTGATCTCCAGCTTCTCCTTCTCGTGATCGTGGGTGATCTCCGCGGCCACCCGGGCATGCGGGAGCAGATCCTCCAGGGCAAGCCAATTCACCAGCTCCCGTTCCGCCCCCGCCTGAGGCGCCCTCCCCGTCGCCAGGTAGTGAATCGCCTCCAGGAGGTTGGTCTTCCCCTGAGCGTTGGCCCCCTGGAGCAGGGTGATCCGGGAGGGGAAATCCAGCTCCAACCGGACGTAATTCCGGTAGTTCACCAAAGACAGATGGTGCAGTCGCACGGCCTTTTTCCAAGTGGAAGGTTGGATGATCACCCGCCAGCGCCACACGAAAACATGGGATACGACCCCAGCGGGTTGAGAAAGGCCCTCCGTCTCCCGGAGGGCCAAAGCGAAACCCGTGTGTGCGAGCCTCGCGAGGGATCAGCTGCTGATGTGCATGGGCATGATGACGTGCGTGAACTCCTCCGGTCCCACGCCAACCGGGCGGATCACCCCCGGAGCGCTGGACCGCGTGGTCTCCAGTGCCACCTGGGAGGTATCGATGACGCTGAGCACATCGATCAGATAGCGAGCGTTGAAGGCGATCTCGATGGGCTCCCCCTCCACCAACGCCTCGACCTCGCTCACGTTATCGCCGTACTCCTGAGAGGTCGCGGTGATGGTCAGCACGCCAGGGCGATCGGAGCTGCCCGGGGCGATCTGCAACCGCACGATGTTGGCCGCCTCCCGGGCGAACAGGTAGGCGACACGAACGGCCTTGAGGAACTCTGCCGTATCCATCACCGTGCGCGTCGTCCACGATTTGGGGATGATGGCCTCATAATCCGGGAACTGGCTATCGATCAGCTGGGAGACGACATCGACCTGCTGGAAGCCGCCCTTCTCCGCGTCGTCGGCCTTGCCTTGCAGATGGAACAGCACCTGGTTGCGGGCGCGCACGACCTGGATCTGCACGGGATGCTGGTCGTCGGCATCCCCACTGATCCGGGCGATCTCCTGCAGGGATCGCGCCGGGATGATCACCGCCAGGTTTTCGGGCACCGGCTTGCTGAGCTGGGTCAGGCGCACCGAGAGGCGAAACCCGTCGGTGGCGGCCAGGGTCAACCGATCATCCTGGAAGCGCGCATGCACGCCCGTCAGCATGGGACGGCTCTCATCCGTCGCGGCGGCAAAGGCCACCTGGTCGATCATCTTGCGCAGCGTGCCCACGGGGATCTCCACGGCATCGTTCCCCTCGGAGGTGGGAATCAGCGGGAATTCGTTCGCGTCGATTCCCTTGATGTTCGCCTCATAGCGCGCACAGCGGATGTGCAGGCTCTGAGTGCGCACGCTGAGCTCCATGTCGATCCGCTCCGCCGGCAAGGAGTTCACAAAATCGGTCAGGAGCCGGGCCGGAACGGTCGTCGAGCCCTCCTCCTGGATCTGCGCGCCGATCCAGCAACTGATCGCGATCTCCAAATCGGTGGCAGCAAGCTTCAAGCGAGCCTGATCGGTAGCCAGCAAGATGTTCCCCAGGACCGGCAGCGTGCTGCGAGGGGAAACCGCCCGGCCGACGATGGAGAGGCCTTTCGCCAGGTTCTCTTGGAGACAGGACACACGCACGGCTTGACCTCCTGCTTGTTGGGAGTACCGATGTTTGGGACGCCCCGGTACCACGCTGTTGAACAAAGGGATGTCCGGCGAGGCATGTTTCATTGTCAGGCGTGCAATGCCACAAGAAGTATACCACCGAACGCGATGGGGCACAACCTGTGTGGGGTAGGATAGCGAGATATCCTGGCCGGTTCGGCCGCCGTTAGGTGAGGATCCGACCCTGATGGCGATGGTCCTCGCGCTATCGTGAGCAGGACACAGGGTAAAACGATCGGCGCCCCATGATGCAGTGACGGGGCGCCGATCGATGCAGGCGGGAGGCCGGAGAACATCAGTTGGTGATGGTCAATGTCACAGGCTCCGTCGCATACAGCCAATATCCCCAGCCAGGCGACATGGTGTCCAGCGTGCTCTGCCCGGGGTTGGAGGGCTGATAGGACAGCCACTGATCGGTAGTGCCATCGTACGTGTATACCGCGGTGTACTTTCCAGCGATCGACGCCAGGGTGTCGGTGATCGGCCGGCTGGTCAGGGAAGGATAGCCGATCAGATTCCAGCCCGAACACAACGGGATCGAAGTGCTGGCCGGCTCGGCGCCACTGGCCTGCAACACGGCATCGGCCCCCGTGATCCGGATCCAGATCCCCCGGGTACGATCCAGCGAGGAGAGATTGGAGACATAGCTCGGCAGCCCCACGCCATAGCGTTGCCAGCTCTCCGTGCAACCATCGTACGTGACGACCACGTCATACTTGCCCGCCAGGGAGCTCAAGGCGGTCGTCACCGGCGTGCCCGGCTCGGCCAGCGGGAGCGAGATGAGCTGCCAGCCCAGGGGCAGCGACCGCTGCATGCTCAACGGGGTCGCCGTGGGCGTCACGGTGGGCGTGGGCGTAAGCGTCGGCGTGGCCGTGGGAGTAGGGGTCGCGGTCGATGTCGGCGTGGCCGTGGGGGTCACCGTGGGCGTCGGGGTGAGGGTGGGCGTAGGCGAGGGCGTCGCGGTGGCCGTGGGCGTGGGTGTAGGCGTCGCCGTCGGCTCAGGCGGGGCAGCCATGGCGTACTGGCCAAACGTGGTGATCCCGGTCGCCGTGATCTTATTGTAGATGGTATCCAGCGTTTGGGATCCCACCAATTGCCACGCGGACGAAGCATCCGGCCGCCAATACAGCTGCAATCCCGATTCCACCAACCCCGCGATCTCGCCGTTGGCGTAGTAGAAGATAAGCGTGGCCACGAAGTCCGTCTTGGTCGTGGTGATCTCCCACCAGACGGCCGCGGCGTTGGCGAGGTCAGCCGGCACCTCGCGATGTTTGACCACGGTCACATCGCCGGCCGTCCCGGACGAGAAGTCGATCTGTACATTGGTGCTCCCGAAGTCCGTACGGGGAGTATCGCCCCCGGGGATGGTCTGCGTCTGGCTGGCCACGGTCGTCCCATAGGAGGAGAGCAACAGATACGCCTGGCCGGCGCCATCAAAGGACTCATGATCCTCATCCGCGCCCACCAGGAAGTCATCGAAGCTATCGCCGTCCACGTCGCCCACCATGGCCAGGGAGGCGCCCGCCCGACTCCCCACGCGCTCGCCCCAGAAGGAGGCGTCCGCGTTGGCCAGGCTGACGTTCGCCGCCCATCCGGAGGTCTTGCCCAGGATCAGGTACGCCTGCCCGGCCCCCTCGTCGGCCTCCCAGTTCTCCGGCGCGCCGATGAGGAAGTCATCCAGCCCGTCGCCGTTCACATCGCCGCCGCCGGCCAGCGCGGACCCGGCCGTGTCCCAGAAATCCTCGCCGACGTAGCTACCAGCGGCCACCGTGGCCAGGCTTTGATTGACCCCCCAGCCGGTGGCTTTGCCCAGGATGAGATAGATCCGGCCGGCGCCCTCAGGCACCGTCACCCCATCCCCATAGCCGGTGGCGCCGATCAGAAGGTCATCGAACCCATCGCCGTTCACATCCCCCGCGCCGGCCACAGGAAGGCCGGCCGCCTCATCCTGGGTCGCGCCGAGGAACGACGCGTCCGCATTGGCCAGGCTGACGTTCCGCTCCCAACCGCTCGTCTTGCCCAGGATCAGATACACCTTCCCCGCGCCGCTGAAGGCATCGCTGTTCTTCCAGGCGCCGATGAGGAAGTCATCCAACCCATCGCCATTCACGTCGCCCACACCGGCCACGGACTGCCCAGCCAGATCCCCCGCGTTCTCGCCGATGAAGGACGCGTCGGCGTTGGCCAAGCTGGTATCCATCGCCCACCCGGAGGTCTTGCCCAGGATCAGATATACCTTTCCAGCCGATCCACCATAGGTCGGTGCGGCGATCAGGAAGTCGGCAAGTCCATCTCCGTTCACGTCCCCGGCCGGGGCGACGTCGAACCCGGCGCTATCCCCGAGATTCTCCCCCCAGAACGACGCGTCCGCCGTCGACAGGCTCACATCTCGAGCCCAGCCACTGGCGCGACCGAAGATGAGGTACGCCTGTCCGGCCCCAGCCCCGGCCTCGCCATTGCTGGGAGCGCCGATCAGGAAATCGTCAAACCCGTCGCCATTCACGTCGCCCACGCCGGCCACGCTGGAGCCAGCCGCGTCGCTGGCCTGCTCGCCCAGGAATGAGGCGTCTGCGGCGGACAGGGAGAGGTCCTGCACCCACCCGGCGTCCTTGCCCAGGAACAGGTACACCTGCCCCGCGTCCGCGGCGCTCTCATCGTTCCCCGGCGCGGCGATCAGGAAGTCCGCGTAGCCATCTCCGTTCACATCCCCCGCCGCGGAGACGTCCGTCGCGGCGGCGTCGTTCAGGGCCTCGCCCCAGAAGGAGGCGCTGGCGCCTCCCAACGGCGTGTCGGGGGTATAATCGGCGATCACCATCGTCACGAATAAGCCAAGCAGCACAATGGCTGCGATCAGTTTCCGTATCATGAAGCCTCCTCCGGCAACCCTCCCGTGGTATTCGCCCTCGTCCCATTCGTGAGATCCCTGCCCCCGAATCGCGCACGTGAACGAACCCTCTGGCGATCCCCCGGCATGGACCCGGGAAACCGCCCAATCCCTCCTGCGGAGCGCGGGTATACACCCCGCCCTCCTCCTCCCAAGATAGGCAAAGCAGCCCCTAACCTCAATAGGTTATTCTGGCTACAGCATACCCCTGCATACGCCCTCGTTCCTCATTTTAGCATAAACGACTTTCCATCGACTCACGTCCACCTGGAGCCTGGGAGCTCCTCAGCCCGGGACCGGCTCTCTCCCGATCCGAATCGGACGGATAAGGCCGGGCGAGGCGGGTAAGGGACGGGAACAAGCGAATGCCCTTCGAGGGGTTGCGCCCCCCAAGGCTCCTCGCCGTATCTCCACCGAAAAGACGCACTTTCCTCAAGGACAAATGATTGACGCCGACCTGTATCTACGGTATACTTGATTCCGAAGCGAGGCCGGGCTGTAGGGCTCTCGAAAACCCTGACGGACCAGGGGGAACCGGGTGGCCGCTATGACAGCTTCTTCTGCCACACTCCCACGCGGTGGTCGCAAGCACTTCCGATGGCTGGCGATACAAGAGCAGATCACCGGCTATCTCTTCATCCTGCCGGCTGTCCTGCTCATCACGATCTTCGGCCTGTTCCCCATCGGTTATGCCTTCTATATGAGCCTGCACCGATGGCGCGTGCGCAAGGGCGGCTTCATCGGCCTCGCCAATTACGAAAAGGCCATCGGGGACTGGACCGGCGCGCTGATCTGGATAGCCGGATTCGCCTTACTGGCCCTGGCCTACTACGTGTGGAACAACGCCTTTAAGGAGGAGAGCGATCGCAGGCTGATCGCGAAGCTCCTCGCCGCGCTGATCCTGATCGCGGCCGGGCTCGCCATCTCCTCGGGATGGGAGCGCATGCTGGAGGCCGGCGACGAGGATTTCCTGAACTCGCTGCGCATCACCCTCTACTACGCGCTGGGGACGGTGCCGGTTGAGATCGGGCTGGCCTTGCTGCTGGCCTACATCCTCTTCCAGCAGATCCGGGGGCAGGAACTCTTCCGAATGATCTACTTCCTGCCCTATATCACCCCGGTGGTAGCCACGGCGGTGGTGTTCCGCACGATCTTCAGCCCCCGAGAGACATCGCTGATCAATCAGCTCCTTTCCCTTGTGGGGCTGGGACCATACAAATGGCTCTTCGAGCCCAAGCCGTTCACACAGGTGATGTTCGGATGGAGCCTGGAAGGGTTCCTGGCAGGGCCCAGCATGGCCCTGGTGTCCATCATCTTCTACGGGATCTGGACTTACGTGGGCTATAACACCGTCATCTTCCTGGCAGGCCTGGGATCGATCCCCAGCGAGCTCTACGAGGCGGCTGAGATCGACGGCGCCAACGGCTGGCAGCTATTCCGTCACATCACATTGCCCCTCCTCTCCCCCGTCACGTTCTACCTGTCCCTGATCGCCTTCATCGGCACCTTCAAGGCCTTCAATCACATCTACGTGATGCGGATGCCTTCCGCACAGGGCACGGTGGACACGGCCAGCGTCACGATCTTCGATACCTTCTACAAGGCCAACCAATACGGCTATGCCACGGCGGAGGCCTTCCTCCTGTTCCTGGTGATCCTGGGACTGACGCTGGCCCAAAACAAGGTGTTCGGCGAGAGGGTCTTCTATGGCTGATACCGTCCAGCCCCTGGAGGAGGCGCCCGGCCGGCTGGTCCCCGTGAGCATGCGGCGCCATGCGCCGCGCGTGCGGCCGATGCGGCTCGTGCTGTATGGCATCCTGATCCTCGGCGCCGTGGTGGCCATCGTCCCCTTCTTCTGGATGGTATCCACCTCCCTGATGACCCTGGGCGAGACGATCAACCGCCAGTGGCTCCCCAAGAAGCCCCAATTCGACAACTACGTGGAGGCGTGGACCGAGGCGAAGTTCGCCAAATACTTCGTCAATAGCGTCATCATCACCCTCACGACGCTGGCCGGCCTGCTGACCACGTCGATTCTGGCCGGATACGCGTTCGCTCGCATCCGCTTCTGGGGACGGGAGGCCATCTTCGCCATCCTGCTGAGCACGATGATGATCCCAGACTCGGTGACGATGATCCCCAACTTCCTCATCATCCGGGGGAACATCGTCCCCCTGCCCGGAGGGTCCTGGCTGAACAGCCTGCCCGGGCTGACCGTGCCCTTCATGGCCAACGCCTTCAGCATCTTCCTGCTGCGCCAGTTCTTCGCCCAGATCCCCTGGGAGCTGTGGGACGCGGCCCGCATGGACGGGGCGGGCCACCTGCGCTTCCTGATCCGTATCGTGCTCCCCATCAGCAAGGCGCCGGTGCTGACCGTGCTCATCTTCGGGTTCATCGGGGCCTGGAACGCCTTCCTGTGGCCCTTGCTGATCACCACCCGGGACACCTGGCGCCCCCTGATGGTGGGCCTGTGGAGCTTCGTGACAGAGGCGGGACCGGAGACCCACCTGCAGATGGCCGGCGCGGTGATCACGATCTTCCCCGTGCTGATCCTATACTTCCTGACCCAGCGACAGTTCACGGAGGGCATCGCCACATCGGGGTTGAAGGGATGAGCGCCGACGACCTCGCATGCGAACCGCTTAGCCGAACCGACGCGCGATCGGAAGCAGTGCCGCCCACGCCCACGGCGAGCATTGCGATTCAGCGAGTCGGTGATTCCGGAGAGGTTGCACCATATCCCATTACATTACGGAAAGGAGAGATAAGATGAGAGGGAAACGTGTGTGGTTGCTGGTCGTTCTAACGGTCGCTGCACTGGTCCTGACGGCCTGCCCACAGGCAGCACCTGCGCAGCCGGCTGAGGCGCCGGCCGAGAAGCCCGCCGCGGAGGCCCCGGCCAAGGAGGCCGCCCCCGAAGGGCCAGAGGATCCCTGGGCCGACGTAGACCCCAGCGGCCAGACCATTATCTTCTGGCATCAGCACTCCCGGCAGCGCGAGGAAGCCCTGAACGAGATCATCCAGGAGTTCAACGACACCAACGAGTACAACATCACGGTGGTTGCCGAATACCAGGGGCACTACGGCGACATCTTCAACAAGATGTTGGCCGTCCTGAACACCGAGG
This window encodes:
- a CDS encoding asparaginase, producing the protein MTGTKSPHVAIVTTGGTIAMRYDPQAGGGVPALEAEDLIRFLPDLPVTLESTAVCNLPGPHMTPETMWAAREVVAGLLARPDVDGVVVTHGTDTLEETATLCDLTLDSPKPVVFTGAMRHASQLSYDGPANLAAAIRVAASAEARGLGTLVVLDDTIHAARHVTKTHTQALSTFRSGQFGPLGVVDAVGIHIAQRVTPRPVSCPRLEPDVALLMLAAGVSPELFEYLIGRGVKGIVLAAMGGGRVPVSWLEPITNAVRQGVPVVIATRVPQGRVGDPYGFPGCYSDLRRRGCLFAGELNAPKARIALMVALGAADGDLERIREMWPSMVGWPVG
- the rsmG gene encoding 16S rRNA (guanine(527)-N(7))-methyltransferase RsmG; translation: MAQEMERLKRGAQQMGIPLTEAQLERFQRYRALLLEWNQRFNLTAIDSPEQVEVRHFLDSLSCLSALAELAGHEGAVRPGIPARAIDVGTGAGLPGLALKIVWPALELTLLEATAKKVRFLEHVIAELNLQNVTAIHGRAEELAHEPEHREVYDLALARAVAPLGPLLELTLPFLRHRGWLLAQKGPAVAKEVMAAERALAVLGGHLHRVIPVEVPYLAEDRFIVAVWKERATPDRFPRRPGVPVRKPL
- a CDS encoding ECF transporter S component, translated to MSRTRRERWLNAGILVAATLVGVIAFLSPFFATPEQTAAQSPMAHAQDAPFVLGVLVIICLGAVLANLTAGGMSAKTTAVLGVLTAVSAALRALPGPQGFSAIFFLPILAGYTYGATFGFLLGTLALLTSALLGGGVGPWLPYQMFASGWMGLLSAGLPRRWLRSRPRLEVLILAMWGFLLGLIFGAIMNLWFWPFLFQPGESAIYWQPGMTLAETARRYALFYLVTSLGWDLWRAIGNAVLILVFGRPILRLLRRFQRRFHFDVVPTIVGDQTSASPPAADHSLQARSLSYGPPNHGRPHLPYPLQIAIRRSQGHHERDAGLWRV
- a CDS encoding carbohydrate ABC transporter permease, whose amino-acid sequence is MADTVQPLEEAPGRLVPVSMRRHAPRVRPMRLVLYGILILGAVVAIVPFFWMVSTSLMTLGETINRQWLPKKPQFDNYVEAWTEAKFAKYFVNSVIITLTTLAGLLTTSILAGYAFARIRFWGREAIFAILLSTMMIPDSVTMIPNFLIIRGNIVPLPGGSWLNSLPGLTVPFMANAFSIFLLRQFFAQIPWELWDAARMDGAGHLRFLIRIVLPISKAPVLTVLIFGFIGAWNAFLWPLLITTRDTWRPLMVGLWSFVTEAGPETHLQMAGAVITIFPVLILYFLTQRQFTEGIATSGLKG
- a CDS encoding sugar ABC transporter permease, whose protein sequence is MTASSATLPRGGRKHFRWLAIQEQITGYLFILPAVLLITIFGLFPIGYAFYMSLHRWRVRKGGFIGLANYEKAIGDWTGALIWIAGFALLALAYYVWNNAFKEESDRRLIAKLLAALILIAAGLAISSGWERMLEAGDEDFLNSLRITLYYALGTVPVEIGLALLLAYILFQQIRGQELFRMIYFLPYITPVVATAVVFRTIFSPRETSLINQLLSLVGLGPYKWLFEPKPFTQVMFGWSLEGFLAGPSMALVSIIFYGIWTYVGYNTVIFLAGLGSIPSELYEAAEIDGANGWQLFRHITLPLLSPVTFYLSLIAFIGTFKAFNHIYVMRMPSAQGTVDTASVTIFDTFYKANQYGYATAEAFLLFLVILGLTLAQNKVFGERVFYG
- the dnaN gene encoding DNA polymerase III subunit beta, which produces MRVSCLQENLAKGLSIVGRAVSPRSTLPVLGNILLATDQARLKLAATDLEIAISCWIGAQIQEEGSTTVPARLLTDFVNSLPAERIDMELSVRTQSLHIRCARYEANIKGIDANEFPLIPTSEGNDAVEIPVGTLRKMIDQVAFAAATDESRPMLTGVHARFQDDRLTLAATDGFRLSVRLTQLSKPVPENLAVIIPARSLQEIARISGDADDQHPVQIQVVRARNQVLFHLQGKADDAEKGGFQQVDVVSQLIDSQFPDYEAIIPKSWTTRTVMDTAEFLKAVRVAYLFAREAANIVRLQIAPGSSDRPGVLTITATSQEYGDNVSEVEALVEGEPIEIAFNARYLIDVLSVIDTSQVALETTRSSAPGVIRPVGVGPEEFTHVIMPMHISS
- a CDS encoding DNA replication/repair protein RecF, which gives rise to MRLHHLSLVNYRNYVRLELDFPSRITLLQGANAQGKTNLLEAIHYLATGRAPQAGAERELVNWLALEDLLPHARVAAEITHDHEKEKLEITLVPVNGPGRQTNFRKQVRINGVARRALDLVGHLRVVLFVPQDIELVAGPPGHRRRYLDVALCQMDRAYCRALARYNQVLTHRNALLRTLREQGGPPGQLRFWDEQLAELGAHLMAKRQRLVLDLDVEARARHKELTEGRERLQLRYLPSFDPTLPSPVGGQPPLDLEIERDPVALLSDVDELRERFAAHLEASRERDVAAGMTLTGPHRDDLRFTVGGHDLRVYGSRGQQRTAALALKLAEVQVMTRETGEPPVLLLDDVMSELDATRRRMLLGALEGVSQAVVTTTDWGDFSPAFRAQARLLRVSDGKIEELSAEMAEAHARGS